From the genome of Campylobacter concisus, one region includes:
- a CDS encoding response regulator transcription factor has protein sequence MKILLLEDDLGFQESVCEFLQTLGYEVTAVSDGQEACDLIEKNFYHLFILDIKVPGVNGHEVIKYIRSLNPNAPIMITTSLVDIGDMAIGYELGCNEYLKKPFELAELKFRVAELMRKYYGTDDKNIVKINDEFSFNLNKRALFKNGKMVDLSAKEVALVECLVSHLNSYVSMEELRDLVWNDKEIEGADIRMHVLKIRNKTTSDFITSKRRIGYKIDAQEL, from the coding sequence TTGAAAATTTTGCTTTTAGAAGATGATTTAGGGTTTCAAGAGAGCGTCTGTGAGTTTTTACAGACGCTTGGTTATGAAGTTACAGCAGTGAGCGATGGCCAAGAGGCGTGTGATCTGATAGAGAAAAATTTCTATCATCTTTTTATACTTGATATAAAAGTCCCTGGCGTAAATGGGCATGAGGTTATCAAGTACATAAGGAGTTTAAATCCAAACGCTCCTATCATGATAACAACATCTTTAGTTGATATAGGCGATATGGCTATTGGCTACGAGCTTGGCTGTAACGAATACCTAAAAAAGCCATTTGAGCTTGCTGAGCTTAAATTTAGAGTAGCTGAGCTTATGAGAAAATACTATGGAACTGACGATAAAAACATAGTAAAGATCAATGACGAGTTTAGCTTTAATCTAAACAAGCGTGCGCTATTTAAAAACGGCAAAATGGTCGATCTTAGTGCAAAAGAAGTCGCACTTGTTGAGTGTCTAGTTTCGCATCTAAATTCTTACGTCAGCATGGAAGAGCTAAGAGATCTTGTCTGGAATGACAAAGAAATAGAAGGCGCTGATATCAGAATGCATGTTTTAAAGATAAGAAACAAAACAACTAGTGACTTTATCACTTCAAAGAGGCGTATAGGCTACAAGATAGATGCACAAGAGCTTTAA
- a CDS encoding sensor histidine kinase: MHKSFKIQIIATFVIMSLFCFQSFVILNLSQKNSTSKALFGAMKHETIIKNSFLKNENITPSLKYKFAIYDVNFNPIISNLSKQPSNFKFVTLEENGCLFYKSFFIKDKTPYYIVVEKELDNEKSIFLAALMLIVILVAVLFIVYFLYLSSVKPYKEFQKYMNNFFNDAMHELKTPLGVAGMNLEMLGLENKYITRIKNALKQMQITYEDVEYFIKRGYIKFPLERLNLGEYIIERVKFLSSVADVKHIEIKTNLEGDAFTMLSKVEAQRIIDNTITNAIKYSQKESEIIVNLELEADRINLSVQDFGKGIKDVKKIWKRYVREDEIQGGFGLGLNIVSEICQKHGITYGVDSVYGEGSTFYYKFKRA, translated from the coding sequence ATGCACAAGAGCTTTAAGATCCAGATCATAGCGACATTTGTCATAATGTCGCTTTTTTGTTTTCAAAGCTTTGTGATCTTAAATTTAAGCCAAAAAAATAGCACTTCAAAAGCTCTTTTTGGTGCGATGAAGCATGAAACTATTATCAAAAATTCGTTTTTAAAAAATGAAAATATAACTCCTTCTTTAAAGTATAAATTTGCGATCTATGATGTAAATTTTAATCCAATTATTTCAAATCTCTCTAAGCAGCCAAGTAACTTTAAATTTGTAACACTTGAAGAAAATGGCTGCTTGTTTTATAAAAGTTTTTTTATAAAGGATAAGACGCCTTATTACATTGTCGTTGAAAAAGAGCTTGATAATGAAAAAAGTATATTTCTAGCGGCACTTATGCTCATTGTCATCCTTGTAGCGGTGCTTTTTATCGTATATTTTTTATATCTAAGTAGCGTTAAGCCCTATAAAGAGTTTCAAAAGTATATGAACAACTTCTTTAACGACGCCATGCACGAGCTAAAGACCCCACTTGGCGTGGCTGGTATGAACCTTGAGATGCTTGGACTTGAAAACAAGTATATAACTCGCATCAAAAACGCCCTAAAACAGATGCAAATAACCTACGAAGATGTCGAGTACTTCATAAAGCGAGGCTACATCAAATTTCCACTTGAGAGGCTAAATTTAGGCGAATACATAATAGAGCGAGTGAAATTTCTCTCAAGCGTGGCTGATGTCAAGCACATTGAGATAAAGACAAATTTAGAAGGCGATGCATTTACTATGCTAAGCAAGGTCGAAGCTCAGCGCATCATCGACAACACCATAACAAACGCCATAAAATACAGCCAAAAAGAGAGCGAGATAATAGTAAATTTAGAGCTTGAAGCAGACCGCATAAATCTTAGCGTGCAGGACTTTGGCAAGGGGATAAAGGACGTCAAAAAGATCTGGAAAAGATACGTCAGAGAGGATGAAATCCAAGGTGGCTTTGGACTTGGGCTAAATATCGTCAGTGAAATTTGCCAAAAACATGGCATTACATACGGCGTTGATAGCGTCTATGGCGAGGGCAGCACCTTTTATTATAAATTTAAACGAGCTTAA
- a CDS encoding cytochrome C — MGEPHLCPKCEQRTIYFDGICYDCRQKEKLKFYQGLSKAEIKQKLKNVLAHTDDIGKYDEIYSDLVYIFYLHGICDEQIIKEVTKQGEYYPFEIYKNAPSDVRDELINSLNGAENIVKINHILCALAWQGDEVVRELFFKLYNAPKPWKAKLHVDTDAYAQVAGWSFDESGKRKSLVFDRCFTCEPSQNAEASIKFKALNDEKCKFCSGEMLEFTIKKESLKRLNLELKNDAVLKFCPTCVGLVQYFCQNDGNSVQTEVVGEGDSEDYLRDAVATLDGQNFELASEVCAHYSYMIDSEILLGGYPQWEQDAEYLKCPKCSKSMKYLAQIPLGSLVDGEGTIYVQVCDECEIIGANFQCT, encoded by the coding sequence ATGGGTGAGCCACATCTTTGTCCTAAGTGCGAGCAAAGGACGATTTACTTTGATGGGATCTGCTATGATTGCAGGCAAAAAGAGAAGCTGAAGTTTTATCAAGGTTTAAGCAAGGCTGAGATTAAGCAAAAGCTAAAAAATGTCCTAGCTCACACAGACGATATAGGCAAATATGATGAAATTTATAGCGATCTTGTCTATATTTTCTACCTGCATGGCATTTGCGACGAGCAGATAATAAAAGAAGTGACCAAGCAGGGCGAATACTACCCATTTGAAATTTACAAAAACGCCCCAAGCGACGTGAGAGATGAGCTCATAAATAGTCTAAATGGCGCTGAAAATATCGTAAAAATAAATCACATCCTTTGCGCACTTGCATGGCAGGGCGATGAGGTGGTGAGGGAGCTATTTTTTAAGCTCTATAATGCGCCAAAGCCTTGGAAGGCAAAGCTTCACGTCGATACTGATGCATACGCTCAGGTTGCTGGCTGGAGCTTTGACGAGAGTGGTAAGAGAAAAAGCCTAGTTTTTGATAGGTGTTTTACATGTGAGCCAAGCCAAAACGCAGAGGCAAGCATTAAATTTAAAGCACTAAACGATGAAAAATGTAAATTTTGTAGCGGTGAGATGCTGGAATTTACAATCAAAAAAGAGAGCTTAAAACGACTTAACTTAGAGCTTAAAAACGATGCTGTGCTTAAATTTTGCCCAACATGCGTTGGCCTTGTGCAGTACTTTTGCCAAAATGATGGCAATAGCGTGCAAACAGAGGTAGTAGGTGAGGGTGATAGCGAAGATTATTTAAGAGATGCTGTGGCAACGCTCGATGGGCAAAATTTCGAGCTAGCTAGCGAGGTTTGCGCTCACTACTCATATATGATAGATAGCGAAATTTTGCTTGGTGGATATCCGCAGTGGGAGCAAGATGCTGAGTATTTAAAATGTCCAAAATGTAGCAAAAGCATGAAATATCTAGCACAAATTCCTCTTGGAAGTCTAGTAGATGGCGAGGGAACTATATATGTTCAAGTCTGTGATGAATGCGAGATCATTGGGGCAAATTTTCAGTGTACGTAA
- a CDS encoding cache domain-containing protein, producing the protein MAEKMQNNMRVFFDYQVKQLNKSIDDEKFSSMAISILLAQNESIQTCLLGQSRDECIKNIENLTKTLGAASMYNNIKLHIYDKDLKSYVRSWDLNRYGDMIASSRFLVQESRHQNKPMVGIEAWYAGTHIRAVSNVIRDGKIIGNIEVLLNFDSLGNYFKKQGIDLFVLLAKDKMPSRKSIPSDQILNDYYIENLSSANLNIVGFLRDINFKEYEFYVYKTHYFCVVPLIDASNTQIGYYVLHVNTNEKERNISQNYFESEELF; encoded by the coding sequence ATGGCTGAAAAGATGCAAAATAATATGCGAGTCTTTTTTGATTATCAGGTAAAACAGCTTAATAAAAGCATAGATGATGAGAAATTTTCATCAATGGCGATCTCTATCTTGCTTGCTCAAAATGAGTCTATACAAACGTGCTTGCTAGGGCAAAGTCGCGATGAATGTATAAAAAATATCGAAAATTTAACCAAAACCCTTGGCGCAGCTTCGATGTATAACAACATTAAGCTTCATATTTATGATAAAGATCTAAAAAGCTATGTAAGGAGTTGGGATCTAAACAGATATGGCGATATGATCGCTAGTAGTAGGTTTTTAGTGCAAGAGTCAAGGCATCAAAACAAGCCCATGGTTGGCATCGAGGCGTGGTATGCTGGAACACATATAAGGGCTGTCTCAAACGTAATACGTGATGGTAAAATTATTGGTAACATCGAGGTTTTGTTAAATTTTGACTCACTTGGAAATTATTTTAAAAAGCAAGGAATTGATCTATTTGTTCTTTTGGCAAAAGACAAGATGCCATCTCGTAAAAGCATTCCAAGTGATCAAATTTTAAATGATTATTACATCGAAAATTTAAGCAGTGCAAATTTAAACATAGTAGGTTTTTTGCGTGATATTAATTTTAAAGAATATGAATTTTACGTTTATAAAACGCACTACTTTTGCGTGGTACCACTAATAGATGCTAGCAACACACAGATAGGCTATTATGTGCTTCATGTAAATACTAATGAAAAAGAGCGAAATATTTCACAAAATTATTTTGAGTCAGAAGAGCTTTTTTAA
- a CDS encoding HIT family protein, with protein MIYEDKFIKIEREDNELPWIKIFTIKPFRELSDCDEASRARLFEAMLVAEKAMLEFYKPTKINIASFGNYVPHVHIHVIARFSDDAFFPDSVWAAAKRKSELVLPEFDKFAKFLEEKLRASFE; from the coding sequence ATGATCTATGAAGATAAATTTATAAAAATCGAGCGTGAAGACAATGAACTTCCATGGATAAAAATTTTTACCATTAAGCCATTTCGTGAGCTAAGCGATTGCGATGAAGCGAGTAGGGCAAGGCTTTTTGAGGCGATGCTGGTGGCTGAAAAGGCGATGCTTGAGTTTTATAAACCAACTAAGATAAACATCGCAAGCTTTGGAAACTACGTACCACACGTGCATATTCATGTTATTGCTAGATTTAGTGATGACGCATTTTTTCCAGATAGTGTGTGGGCAGCTGCTAAGAGAAAAAGCGAGCTTGTGTTGCCAGAATTTGATAAATTTGCAAAATTTTTAGAAGAAAAGTTAAGGGCTAGTTTTGAATAA
- a CDS encoding AI-2E family transporter, whose amino-acid sequence MNNRLFFGIFVFCALALVVYLFKPYLLDIFIAALLAVAVSNVQIAFLSLTKNRKTLSSALTTSVLLCLFIAPLLYAVVEIAKYAAGFDINNVTKTIEFIKNYDFRMPESINFLEPKIKEFIGGLDIKMLFSQLATNLASLGKLSLKFGVDMIIILVFFFFCNLYGNELISYLKYALPLKQDDTESILSEVGNVMSVVFYSTIANMIIQGFLFAIITSFYGYDGVLTGIFFSFASLIPVVGGILAWGPISIYEFANGNIAAAITIAIYTIVVISFAADTLLKPLVIKFINSKLVKIPTKINELLIFFAMLAGITTFGFWGVILGPAIVTFFISTIKLYTLLRERNFV is encoded by the coding sequence ATGAACAATAGACTATTTTTTGGAATTTTTGTATTTTGCGCTTTGGCGTTGGTGGTCTATCTTTTTAAACCTTATCTGCTTGATATTTTTATCGCTGCACTGCTTGCTGTCGCGGTTTCAAATGTCCAAATCGCATTTTTATCGCTTACCAAAAACCGCAAGACGCTTTCATCGGCTCTTACCACATCTGTGCTTCTTTGCTTATTTATCGCCCCACTTCTTTATGCGGTGGTTGAGATCGCAAAATACGCGGCTGGCTTTGATATAAACAATGTTACAAAGACTATCGAATTTATCAAAAATTATGATTTTAGGATGCCTGAGTCGATAAATTTTTTAGAGCCAAAGATAAAAGAATTTATTGGCGGACTTGATATTAAGATGCTTTTTTCTCAACTTGCGACAAATCTTGCAAGCCTGGGCAAGTTAAGCCTTAAATTTGGCGTTGATATGATCATTATTTTGGTCTTTTTTTTCTTTTGCAATCTTTACGGCAATGAACTAATCAGCTATCTAAAATATGCACTTCCGCTAAAACAAGATGACACAGAGTCTATTTTAAGCGAGGTTGGCAACGTGATGAGCGTGGTTTTTTATTCAACCATTGCAAATATGATAATACAAGGCTTTTTGTTTGCTATTATCACAAGCTTTTACGGATATGATGGCGTGCTAACTGGTATCTTTTTTAGCTTTGCTTCGCTTATCCCAGTTGTTGGCGGTATTTTGGCATGGGGGCCTATTAGTATTTATGAGTTTGCAAATGGCAACATAGCAGCAGCGATAACTATCGCAATTTATACGATCGTAGTGATCTCATTTGCAGCTGATACGCTTTTAAAACCACTTGTTATTAAATTTATAAACTCGAAGCTGGTTAAAATACCAACAAAAATAAATGAACTTCTTATATTTTTTGCGATGCTTGCAGGCATCACGACATTTGGGTTTTGGGGTGTGATCCTTGGACCAGCGATCGTAACATTTTTTATCTCGACTATCAAACTTTATACGCTTTTAAGAGAGAGAAATTTCGTATAA
- a CDS encoding phosphorelay protein: protein MGILKRLEIDYSYDIVEEFLSHYALMCDLLEPLIINLGRADKYKDSILELTRIFHNIKSAAGFMHLDPILKLTTLAEEIAQEARSLKGPANDKFIDWLLLISDQFNKYKDDVENDFEYFSVLEPKIIDVPAKLN from the coding sequence ATGGGTATATTAAAAAGGCTTGAAATAGATTACTCTTATGACATAGTTGAAGAATTTTTATCTCACTATGCTTTAATGTGCGATTTACTCGAGCCTTTGATAATAAATTTAGGAAGAGCTGATAAATATAAAGATAGTATCTTAGAGCTTACTAGGATTTTTCATAATATTAAATCAGCAGCAGGATTCATGCATCTTGATCCGATATTAAAGCTTACAACTTTAGCTGAAGAGATAGCTCAAGAAGCAAGAAGTCTAAAAGGGCCAGCAAATGATAAATTTATAGATTGGTTACTACTTATTAGCGATCAGTTTAATAAATATAAAGATGATGTAGAGAACGATTTTGAATATTTTAGCGTTCTTGAGCCAAAAATCATTGATGTGCCTGCAAAACTTAACTAA
- a CDS encoding single-stranded DNA-binding protein, whose amino-acid sequence MFNKVVLVGNLTRDIELRYTTSGSAIGNSGIAVTRKFNTNGEKREETCFIDISFFGKSAEIANQYLSKGSKLLVEGRLKFDQWTDNNGQNRSKHSIVVENMEMLGGNSGANGQSQGGFNQNSSYSQQRNNGSNNSYGNGGYQNSASQRQQMQPQNKKVQEEYYEEKIPDINIDADNFDGDNEIPF is encoded by the coding sequence ATGTTCAATAAAGTAGTACTGGTTGGGAATTTAACAAGAGATATCGAGCTAAGATACACTACTAGTGGATCTGCTATAGGAAATTCCGGTATTGCTGTTACTAGAAAATTTAATACTAACGGCGAAAAACGTGAAGAGACATGCTTTATTGACATATCGTTCTTTGGCAAATCAGCTGAGATAGCAAATCAATATTTAAGCAAAGGCTCCAAGCTTCTGGTTGAAGGAAGATTAAAATTTGATCAATGGACCGACAATAACGGACAAAACCGTTCAAAGCACTCAATCGTAGTTGAAAATATGGAGATGCTTGGCGGAAATAGCGGAGCTAATGGACAAAGTCAAGGTGGATTTAATCAAAATAGTTCGTACTCACAACAACGAAATAATGGTTCAAATAATAGCTATGGTAATGGTGGATATCAAAATTCAGCATCACAAAGACAGCAAATGCAACCACAAAATAAAAAAGTACAAGAAGAGTACTATGAGGAAAAAATCCCTGATATAAACATTGACGCCGATAATTTTGATGGCGACAACGAAATACCGTTTTAA
- the panB gene encoding 3-methyl-2-oxobutanoate hydroxymethyltransferase, with translation MKNEKTQKKKLSINDIKNKKGIDPIVMITAYDALFAKLFNDYADIILVGDSLNMSFNMQESTISADMNTMLYHTKAVCNGAKNTFIMADMPFGSYTNEKQAIKNAMKFFKQTNADAVKLEVGMHQVNLVKRLCEEGINVMAHIGLKPQFYKFEGGYKIKGRSEIEAKKLIDEALAFEQAGTFGILLEGTMSSVASEITKQVHIPVIGIGSGVNVDGQVLVWSDMLGFFEDFKPKFVKHYLDGADIVRKSVQSYANDVKGKIFPSEEFCY, from the coding sequence ATGAAAAATGAAAAAACTCAGAAGAAAAAATTAAGCATAAATGATATAAAAAACAAAAAAGGCATTGACCCTATTGTAATGATAACAGCCTATGATGCGTTATTTGCTAAGCTTTTTAATGATTATGCTGATATTATTTTGGTTGGCGATAGCTTAAATATGAGTTTTAATATGCAAGAAAGCACGATAAGTGCGGACATGAATACCATGCTTTATCATACAAAGGCTGTTTGTAACGGAGCTAAAAATACTTTTATCATGGCTGATATGCCATTTGGTAGTTACACAAATGAAAAGCAAGCGATAAAAAATGCGATGAAATTTTTCAAACAGACAAATGCCGATGCGGTAAAGCTCGAAGTTGGCATGCACCAAGTAAATTTAGTGAAGCGCCTTTGTGAAGAGGGCATAAATGTTATGGCTCACATTGGTTTAAAGCCTCAGTTTTATAAATTTGAAGGCGGTTATAAGATAAAAGGCAGAAGCGAGATCGAGGCAAAAAAACTAATTGACGAGGCTTTGGCGTTCGAGCAAGCTGGAACATTTGGTATCTTGCTTGAAGGTACGATGAGTAGTGTGGCTAGCGAGATAACAAAGCAAGTTCATATACCAGTTATTGGCATTGGGTCTGGGGTAAATGTCGATGGACAAGTGCTTGTGTGGTCTGATATGCTTGGTTTTTTTGAAGACTTTAAACCAAAATTTGTAAAACACTATCTTGATGGAGCGGATATTGTAAGAAAGAGTGTGCAATCCTACGCAAATGATGTAAAAGGCAAAATTTTCCCAAGTGAAGAATTTTGCTACTAG
- the rpsF gene encoding 30S ribosomal protein S6, which yields MKHYELLFILKPTLTEEEVKAKVDFVKEVITKNGGEIATVVEMGTRKLAYTIKKYERGTYFVIYYKAPPALLAELTRNVRITEDIIRFLSVKYENKREIAAWERLCKGIKQTIKKEPREPRAPREPRVEKVDEQTFTEE from the coding sequence ATGAAACATTACGAGCTTTTATTTATTCTTAAGCCGACACTAACGGAAGAGGAAGTTAAAGCTAAAGTTGACTTCGTAAAAGAAGTTATAACAAAAAATGGCGGCGAAATCGCTACTGTCGTTGAGATGGGCACTAGAAAACTAGCTTATACCATCAAAAAATATGAGCGTGGAACATATTTTGTTATCTATTACAAAGCACCACCAGCACTTCTTGCAGAGCTTACAAGAAATGTAAGGATCACTGAAGATATCATAAGATTTTTAAGCGTTAAATATGAAAATAAACGCGAAATCGCAGCTTGGGAAAGACTTTGCAAAGGTATCAAACAAACTATAAAAAAAGAGCCTCGTGAGCCAAGAGCACCGCGTGAGCCAAGAGTTGAAAAAGTAGACGAGCAAACTTTTACAGAAGAATAA
- the ruvB gene encoding Holliday junction branch migration DNA helicase RuvB: MDRIVEIEKVSFENDFEVSLRPTKFEDYIGQEKIKQNLDVFIKAAKKRNECLDHVLFYGPPGLGKTTLAHIIANEMGVSIKMTAAPMIEKSGDLAAILTNLQEGDVLFIDEIHRLSPAIEEVLYPAMEDFRLDIIIGSGPAAQTIKIDLPKFTLIGATTRAGMISAPLRDRFGMDFRLQFYTSSELSRIVQIASAKLGKECDKNASLEIAKRSRGTPRIALRLLKRIRDFAEVNDEQIISHERAKEGLNALGVNSLGFDEMDIRYLEILMQARRRPMGLSTIAAALSEDEGTVEDVIEPYLLANGFIERTAKGRIASAKCFETFNIKIDIEKGLFE; the protein is encoded by the coding sequence TTGGATAGAATCGTTGAAATCGAAAAAGTAAGCTTTGAAAATGACTTTGAAGTCTCGCTTAGACCGACAAAATTTGAAGACTATATCGGACAAGAAAAGATCAAGCAAAATTTAGATGTCTTTATAAAAGCAGCCAAAAAGCGAAATGAGTGCCTAGATCACGTGCTATTTTACGGCCCTCCAGGACTTGGTAAAACCACCCTTGCTCACATCATCGCAAACGAGATGGGTGTAAGTATCAAAATGACCGCAGCGCCTATGATAGAAAAGAGTGGTGATCTTGCGGCGATCCTTACAAATTTACAAGAGGGCGACGTGCTTTTTATCGATGAGATCCACCGCCTAAGCCCAGCTATCGAGGAGGTGCTTTACCCTGCGATGGAGGACTTTAGGCTAGACATTATCATAGGCTCAGGACCAGCTGCTCAGACTATCAAGATAGACCTGCCAAAATTTACGCTAATAGGTGCGACGACGCGTGCTGGCATGATCTCAGCGCCTTTAAGAGACCGCTTTGGAATGGACTTTAGGCTGCAGTTTTACACAAGCAGCGAGCTAAGCCGTATCGTACAGATCGCATCAGCCAAGCTTGGTAAAGAGTGCGACAAAAACGCCTCTTTAGAGATCGCCAAACGCTCACGTGGCACGCCTAGGATCGCTCTTAGGCTACTAAAGCGTATCCGCGACTTTGCCGAGGTAAATGACGAGCAAATCATCAGTCACGAGCGTGCAAAAGAGGGACTTAATGCACTTGGTGTAAATTCGCTTGGATTTGATGAGATGGATATTAGGTATTTAGAAATTTTGATGCAAGCAAGGCGCCGTCCTATGGGGCTTAGCACGATCGCAGCGGCACTTAGTGAGGATGAGGGCACGGTTGAGGATGTCATCGAGCCATATCTGCTTGCAAATGGCTTTATCGAGCGCACCGCAAAGGGTAGGATCGCAAGTGCGAAGTGCTTTGAGACCTTTAACATCAAGATCGATATCGAAAAAGGGCTTTTTGAGTAG
- the rpsR gene encoding 30S ribosomal protein S18 codes for MAEKRKYSRKYCKFTEAKIDFIDYKDTSLLKYCLSERFKIMPRRLTGTSKRHQEMVEKAIKRARHAAIIPYIVDRKDVVSNPFDGL; via the coding sequence ATGGCAGAAAAAAGAAAATATTCACGTAAATATTGCAAATTTACAGAAGCAAAAATTGATTTTATAGATTATAAAGATACTTCTCTTTTAAAGTATTGTTTATCAGAGAGATTTAAAATCATGCCAAGACGTTTAACTGGCACATCAAAAAGACATCAAGAGATGGTAGAAAAAGCGATCAAAAGAGCTCGTCATGCAGCTATTATACCTTACATAGTAGATCGCAAAGATGTAGTTTCAAATCCTTTTGATGGACTATAA
- a CDS encoding bifunctional 3,4-dihydroxy-2-butanone 4-phosphate synthase/GTP cyclohydrolase II: MAFENVLKAIEDIKNGKMVIMVDDEDRENEGDLVFSAASSDMQKVNFAITHAKGVLCLAMDEANAKRLDLPLMVSKNTSSHETAFTVTIDAKEATTGVSAYERDMTIRLAASIDSVPENFVRPGHIFPLIAKKGGVLVRTGHTEGSVDLCKLAGVSPMAAICEIVKEDGTMARRDYLEEFCKKFNLNMISVSELVEYRLSHESLIEVSPAKSVKICGFEAKRYDIKDHENKNHAAYVFGEIKAQTNVKFQKISKDHELLSGDKFDNLLKALDFLSKNGGVLLFLDSNKSDTSSQKDYGIGAQILKYFGISEIELLSSNKNKEFVSLAGFGLDIKGYKEI; encoded by the coding sequence ATGGCATTTGAAAATGTATTAAAAGCGATTGAAGATATAAAAAATGGCAAAATGGTAATTATGGTCGATGACGAAGACCGTGAGAATGAAGGAGACTTGGTCTTTTCGGCGGCAAGCAGCGATATGCAAAAGGTAAATTTTGCAATCACTCATGCAAAAGGTGTGCTTTGCCTTGCAATGGATGAAGCAAACGCAAAAAGACTTGATTTGCCGCTAATGGTTTCTAAAAATACATCTAGTCACGAAACCGCATTTACTGTCACAATTGACGCAAAGGAAGCAACGACAGGCGTAAGTGCTTATGAGCGAGATATGACGATTAGACTTGCTGCTAGTATTGATTCAGTGCCTGAAAATTTTGTAAGGCCTGGGCATATATTTCCGCTTATTGCAAAAAAAGGTGGCGTCCTCGTTCGTACAGGTCACACTGAAGGATCAGTTGATCTTTGCAAACTCGCTGGCGTTAGCCCAATGGCAGCGATTTGTGAGATCGTAAAAGAAGATGGCACAATGGCAAGACGTGATTATTTGGAAGAATTCTGTAAAAAATTTAACCTAAATATGATAAGCGTTTCTGAATTAGTAGAATACAGACTTAGTCACGAAAGCTTAATAGAAGTTTCGCCTGCAAAGAGTGTAAAAATCTGTGGTTTTGAAGCAAAAAGATATGACATAAAAGATCACGAAAATAAAAATCACGCTGCCTATGTTTTCGGAGAGATAAAAGCGCAAACTAATGTAAAATTTCAAAAAATAAGCAAAGACCATGAGCTTTTAAGCGGAGATAAATTTGATAATTTATTAAAGGCATTGGATTTTTTAAGTAAAAATGGCGGAGTGTTGCTATTTTTAGACAGCAATAAAAGCGATACAAGCTCGCAAAAAGATTATGGCATTGGGGCACAAATTTTAAAGTATTTTGGCATAAGTGAAATTGAGCTTTTAAGCTCAAATAAAAATAAAGAATTTGTAAGCCTTGCAGGTTTTGGTCTTGATATAAAAGGCTATAAAGAAATTTAA